The Chryseobacterium nakagawai genome has a segment encoding these proteins:
- a CDS encoding helix-turn-helix domain-containing protein, which translates to MDVEIDSRVDSLKRELIKKYVYFMFVFQIVFFLLFYAFDQNRNSMLMFLPIIEFAFIFYTHLLIRKDYNINQVVTIYLAIAPILLMYSIINFWAYGLILIIWLTPIPFGASIFFTRKKTILFTCYTIFLIVCTFIISYTTQYKTVIYNKNVIRVSDLLNILFNGIIFYLLFYYQNRIKQVTAAENKEILNEGFSEKNAALTFELSDTKLKDIFSQIENLITTKEPYKDSDFTIAQLSTELKINSKYLAGSLKAAGYTNFNHYLNFYRIEYAKKMIVDSDLSKLTLLYIYTEAGFSNQSTFNRVFKGFEGITPTEYIKNLS; encoded by the coding sequence ATGGATGTTGAGATAGATTCAAGAGTTGATTCTCTTAAAAGAGAGTTAATTAAAAAATACGTTTATTTTATGTTTGTTTTTCAAATTGTATTTTTTTTACTTTTTTATGCATTTGATCAAAATAGAAATTCAATGCTTATGTTTCTGCCAATTATTGAATTTGCATTTATTTTTTATACTCACCTATTAATTCGAAAGGATTATAATATTAACCAAGTCGTTACTATTTATCTCGCTATAGCCCCTATTTTGTTAATGTATTCTATTATTAATTTCTGGGCTTATGGTTTGATACTTATTATTTGGTTGACTCCAATACCTTTTGGGGCTAGCATTTTTTTTACAAGAAAGAAAACAATACTTTTTACCTGTTATACCATCTTTCTTATTGTATGTACGTTTATAATCTCTTATACTACACAGTATAAAACCGTGATCTATAATAAAAATGTTATTAGAGTATCAGATTTGTTAAATATTTTATTTAATGGAATTATATTCTACTTGCTTTTCTATTATCAGAATAGGATAAAACAAGTAACAGCTGCAGAAAATAAGGAGATCTTAAATGAAGGATTTAGTGAAAAGAATGCAGCACTTACTTTTGAGTTAAGTGACACTAAACTGAAAGATATTTTCAGCCAAATCGAAAATCTTATTACAACAAAAGAACCGTACAAAGACAGTGATTTTACTATTGCCCAATTAAGTACTGAATTAAAAATAAATTCTAAATATTTAGCCGGTTCATTAAAGGCAGCGGGATATACAAATTTTAATCATTATCTTAATTTTTATAGAATAGAGTATGCCAAAAAAATGATTGTTGATAGTGATTTGAGCAAATTAACCCTTTTGTATATCTATACTGAGGCAGGCTTTTCAAATCAATCAACTTTTAATAGGGTTTTTAAAGGGTTTGAAGGAATTACTCCCACAGAGTATATTAAAAATTTATCCTGA
- a CDS encoding TrmH family RNA methyltransferase: MQMKDLAQTYEYLKQFLTEERFEKIEHFSQESSDFVLPVVEDIYQFRNAAAIVRSVEACGFHKVVALQEEYSFEPNLRVTKGADTWVEVEKLPRNRQSFQEIKDRGYKIVVVSLENNAKMLPEYEITEPIALVFGTEMEGVSQEILDFADETLAIPMYGFTRSFNVSVAASICMYELKQKLIKSGIDYKLDEEKLLRMKILWTVNSIRSGQQIFEKYLKENNIDWK, from the coding sequence ATGCAGATGAAAGATTTAGCGCAAACTTATGAATATTTAAAACAGTTTTTAACAGAAGAAAGATTCGAGAAAATTGAACACTTCTCCCAGGAAAGCTCAGACTTTGTGCTTCCGGTGGTCGAAGATATCTATCAGTTTCGGAATGCAGCAGCTATTGTACGTTCTGTAGAAGCCTGCGGTTTTCATAAAGTAGTGGCTTTGCAGGAGGAATACAGTTTTGAACCCAATCTTAGGGTAACCAAAGGAGCAGATACCTGGGTTGAGGTTGAAAAACTTCCCCGAAATAGGCAATCCTTTCAGGAAATTAAAGACAGAGGATACAAAATTGTGGTAGTTTCCCTGGAAAATAACGCTAAAATGCTTCCTGAATATGAAATTACAGAGCCTATAGCTTTGGTATTCGGTACCGAGATGGAAGGCGTTTCGCAAGAGATTCTGGATTTCGCAGATGAAACACTGGCGATACCAATGTATGGTTTTACAAGGAGTTTTAATGTTTCCGTAGCAGCTTCCATTTGTATGTATGAACTGAAGCAAAAACTGATAAAATCTGGTATTGATTATAAATTAGATGAAGAAAAGCTGCTAAGAATGAAAATCCTTTGGACGGTAAACTCTATAAGAAGTGGTCAGCAGATTTTTGAGAAATACCTGAAAGAAAATAATATTGATTGGAAATAA
- a CDS encoding asparaginase → MKRKVLLIYTGGTIGMEKDYETGSLRAFDFGNIFEKMPEMKLMECEVFVHPFAKPLDSSDMGPEEWKVIANYIHENYNDYDGFLILHGTDTMSYTASALSFMLKGLRKPVIMTGSQLPIGDLRTDAKENLLTSLYYASLYENDEAVIQEVAIYFEYKLLRGNRTLKYSAEYFDAYASPNYPILGQSGVHLNIIKDNLFRCNPEVEFHVDEHISEDVLFWRIFPGMHLSHFKEIPKMKVLILQVFGSGTIFSSEKTQETLQEIRNNGTEIVVVSQCISGGISFGKYENSNIFSRIGAISGRDMTAETAITKAMHLIDNPNYSGSFADNFTQSLCGEITDEKTH, encoded by the coding sequence ATGAAACGAAAAGTCCTGCTCATCTATACCGGAGGAACCATCGGTATGGAAAAAGATTATGAAACCGGAAGTCTACGTGCCTTTGATTTTGGTAATATCTTCGAAAAGATGCCTGAAATGAAGCTTATGGAATGTGAAGTTTTTGTACATCCTTTTGCCAAACCACTGGACTCTTCGGACATGGGACCTGAAGAATGGAAGGTAATTGCCAACTATATTCATGAAAACTACAATGATTATGACGGATTCCTGATTCTTCATGGGACAGATACGATGTCTTATACTGCTTCAGCATTAAGTTTCATGTTAAAAGGATTAAGAAAGCCGGTTATTATGACCGGTTCACAGCTGCCTATTGGTGACCTGAGAACTGATGCGAAAGAAAATCTTCTCACGAGTCTTTATTATGCAAGTCTGTATGAGAATGATGAAGCCGTCATTCAGGAAGTTGCCATCTATTTTGAATATAAGCTCTTAAGAGGAAACAGAACATTAAAGTATTCTGCGGAATATTTTGATGCGTATGCAAGTCCGAACTATCCTATTCTTGGGCAGTCCGGGGTTCATTTAAATATCATCAAAGACAATCTTTTTCGTTGCAATCCGGAAGTTGAGTTTCATGTTGACGAGCATATCTCTGAAGATGTTCTGTTCTGGAGAATTTTCCCAGGAATGCATTTGAGCCACTTTAAGGAAATTCCTAAAATGAAGGTACTAATTCTTCAGGTTTTTGGTTCCGGAACTATTTTCAGTAGTGAAAAGACTCAAGAAACACTGCAGGAGATCAGAAATAACGGTACAGAGATCGTAGTGGTGAGCCAGTGTATTTCCGGAGGTATTTCGTTCGGTAAATATGAGAACAGTAATATTTTCTCAAGAATCGGAGCCATTAGCGGAAGAGATATGACTGCAGAGACTGCCATTACGAAAGCAATGCACCTGATCGACAATCCTAATTACTCCGGGAGTTTCGCAGACAACTTTACCCAAAGCCTTTGCGGAGAAATTACTGATGAAAAAACACATTAA
- a CDS encoding RsmE family RNA methyltransferase — translation MKLFYGEITGDKVIINDEEQQHIVKVLRMKEGEDIHVTNGKGALASGKLVIEGKKAGIEVSEIQNDLLDFTPKLHIAIAPTKNIDRIEFFVEKAVEMGISEISIIATEKTERKNINIDKIRKQAIAASKQSLRFYFPIINDTVKLSDFLKDIHPENTFVAHCHENLERMELKSIPKMEKITFLIGPEGDFSEKEIEFLAEHKIKAVSLGSQRLRTETAGVFVAAWNYYNMI, via the coding sequence ATGAAATTATTCTACGGAGAAATAACAGGGGATAAAGTGATCATCAATGATGAAGAGCAACAGCATATTGTGAAAGTTCTTCGAATGAAAGAAGGTGAAGATATCCATGTAACAAATGGAAAAGGAGCACTGGCTTCAGGAAAACTGGTTATAGAAGGGAAAAAAGCGGGTATCGAGGTTTCAGAAATCCAAAATGATCTTTTGGACTTTACTCCTAAACTTCATATTGCTATTGCCCCCACAAAAAATATTGACCGTATAGAATTTTTCGTGGAGAAAGCTGTTGAAATGGGAATCTCGGAAATCAGCATTATTGCGACAGAAAAAACGGAACGGAAAAACATTAATATCGATAAGATTAGAAAACAAGCTATTGCTGCGTCAAAACAAAGTTTGAGATTTTATTTTCCCATTATTAATGATACTGTAAAGCTGAGTGATTTTTTAAAAGACATTCATCCTGAAAACACTTTTGTGGCGCACTGTCATGAAAATCTGGAACGAATGGAACTTAAAAGTATTCCAAAAATGGAAAAGATTACTTTTCTAATTGGTCCTGAAGGGGATTTTTCTGAAAAGGAAATTGAATTTTTGGCTGAACATAAGATCAAAGCGGTTTCATTAGGAAGTCAAAGGTTGAGAACTGAAACTGCAGGCGTATTTGTAGCTGCGTGGAATTATTACAATATGATATAG